In the Hylaeus volcanicus isolate JK05 chromosome 1, UHH_iyHylVolc1.0_haploid, whole genome shotgun sequence genome, one interval contains:
- the LOC128881836 gene encoding cilia- and flagella-associated protein 91-like isoform X2 yields MSSNNYKYFRRPIIPFLVPKTQNVNIPEHFNHDILNDVVRDAQKQCYAFSPKIEPYKNVGTQTDYRDSESQTVPWEPPYRIKTGHNPEVLTIAHLTWNHGLPAGLREIEIISRVRMKKAWEEILPPMDTSANIKLRTTILTALEVDEWAFRESEIQAIMDYRFELMSEISKSLECEKRKKAQDRFNRLKIVLSDRRDKEVNSIKHNLRRELRKLRKTHHQKQRPARHDIIKEHADAASEIYAPQMRYGEHPQRRHEVIQKELLRGSYIESIDQINTLPSWLPTYEELRAIKPKPKPTDLCIRETRWTEEKLRQLHSDLKVIRLNVEQIETSTLLKRKYKAPSLPPTPYNTTTGNAEHVRIDQLSTLMQKIVRGRALQCMMFEGRSRCRELIEELQSSHGLEDQSKKQRQKEKEHMIDLQRLQNEKSTQENRLYEILNSLEGISLTEMLDFLSKELIRLEDERRIHAFTLLAERERAMKEAAEAGRRQLEYNRRREFDEMFKQIVKVQQESVETYLEDIIKEGIEWVSDEAAKKYILKLCDKVDDISKYAQDNATRVAEEELVANMIYNFVLPEVEKSSTRKSIREKQQSYLRNAHEVLYDEILNLPSIENLNSPSNEICRETCDKMKSINILDTEKISKACSTADTAEEQLESLNLNTIAVKDVKAILESIISNVVPMV; encoded by the exons ATGAGttccaataattataaatattttcgacgtCCAATTATACCATTTTTAGTACCAAAAacacaaaatgtaaacattccTGAACACTTTAATCATGACATTCTGAATGATGTAGTAAGAGATGCTCAAAAACAGTGTTATGCATTTTCACCTAAGATAGAACCATATAAGAATGTGGGAACTCAAACAGATTATCGTGATAGCGAATCGCAAACAGTACCTTGGGAACCACCATATAGAATTAAGACag gACATAATCCTGAAGTATTAACGATAGCACATTTAACTTGGAATCATGGTTTACCAGCTGGACTTCGTGAAATAGAAATCATTAGTCGAGTGAGAATGAAAAAGGCATGGGAAGAAATCCTTCCTCCCATGGATACATCAGCTAATATCAAACTGCGGACAACTATATTAACAGCATTAGAAGTAGACGAATGGGCATTTAGAGAAtcg GAGATTCAAGCAATAATGGATTATAGATTTGAACTGATgtctgaaatatcaaaatctCTTGAAtgtgaaaaacgaaagaaagcaCAAGATCGTTTTAATAggttgaaaattgtattatccGATCGTAGAGATAAAGAAGTAAATTCTATTAAACATAATCTTAGAAGAGAATTAAGAAAGCTTCGTAAAACACATCACCAAAAGCAGCGACCGGCTAGACatgatattattaaagaacATGCTGATGCAGCATCTGAAATATATGCACCACAAATGCGTTATGGGGAGCATCCACAAAGAAGACATGaagtaatacaaaaagaattattaagaGGAAGCTACATTGAAA GTATAGATCAAATAAATACGTTACCAAGCTGGCTTCCAACATACGAAGAACTGAGAGCAATTAAACCGAAGCCTAAACCAACTGATCTTTGTATTAGAGAAACAAGATGGACAGAAGAAAAACTAAGACAATTACACTCTGATCTGAAGGTAATTAGATTGAATGTTGAGCAAATAGAAACGTCAACATTATTGAAGCGCAAATATAAAGCACCATCTTTGCCACCTACTCCATATAATACAACTACAGGAAATGCAGAACATGTACGCATAGATCAATTGTCTACTCTTATGCAAAAAATAGTTAGGGGAAGAGCTCTTCAATGCATG ATGTTCGAAGGTCGAAGTAGATGTAGAGAGTTAATCGAGGAATTGCAATCATCTCACGGATTAGAAGACCAAAGTAAAAAGCAACGtcaaaaagagaaagagcATATGATAGATTTACAAcgtttacaaaatgaaaagagCACACAAGAAAATCGTTtatatgaaattcttaattctTTAGAAGGAATAAGTCTTACAGAAATGTTGGATTTTCTTAGTAAA gaattgATAAGATTAGAAGATGAACGCCGAATACACGCTTTTACATTATTAGCTGAAAGAGAGAGAGCTATGAAAGAAGCGGCGGAAGCTGGAAGACGTCAACTGGAATACAATCGTCGTAGAGAATTTgatgaaatgtttaaacaaattgtaaaagTTCAACAAGAGTCTGTGGAAACCTACCTAGaagatattataaaagaagGCATCGAATGGGTATCGGATGAGGCAgccaaaaaatatattttaaagttatGCGATAAAGTGGACGATATATCAAAATATGCCCAGGAcaa tgCAACAAGAGTAGCAGAAGAAGAACTGGTAGCAAACATGATTTATAACTTCGTATTACCCGAAGTGGAAAAAAGTTCTACACGGAAAAGTATAAGAGAAAAACAACAAAGTTATCTGCGAAATGCGCATGAAGTACTCtatgacgaaatattaaatttaccaTCTATCGAAAATCTAAATTCTCCATCCAACGAAATATGTAGAGAAACATGtgacaaaatgaaatcaattaatatattagaCACGGAGAAAATC tcCAAAGCGTGTTCAACAGCAGACACAGCAGAAGAACAATTGGAATCTCTAAACCTAAACACAATTGCTGTTAAGGATGTTAAAGCAATTTTGGAAAGTATCATATCAAATGTTGTTCCA aTGGTATAG
- the LOC128881836 gene encoding cilia- and flagella-associated protein 91-like isoform X1, whose protein sequence is MSSNNYKYFRRPIIPFLVPKTQNVNIPEHFNHDILNDVVRDAQKQCYAFSPKIEPYKNVGTQTDYRDSESQTVPWEPPYRIKTGHNPEVLTIAHLTWNHGLPAGLREIEIISRVRMKKAWEEILPPMDTSANIKLRTTILTALEVDEWAFRESEIQAIMDYRFELMSEISKSLECEKRKKAQDRFNRLKIVLSDRRDKEVNSIKHNLRRELRKLRKTHHQKQRPARHDIIKEHADAASEIYAPQMRYGEHPQRRHEVIQKELLRGSYIESIDQINTLPSWLPTYEELRAIKPKPKPTDLCIRETRWTEEKLRQLHSDLKVIRLNVEQIETSTLLKRKYKAPSLPPTPYNTTTGNAEHVRIDQLSTLMQKIVRGRALQCMMFEGRSRCRELIEELQSSHGLEDQSKKQRQKEKEHMIDLQRLQNEKSTQENRLYEILNSLEGISLTEMLDFLSKELIRLEDERRIHAFTLLAERERAMKEAAEAGRRQLEYNRRREFDEMFKQIVKVQQESVETYLEDIIKEGIEWVSDEAAKKYILKLCDKVDDISKYAQDNATRVAEEELVANMIYNFVLPEVEKSSTRKSIREKQQSYLRNAHEVLYDEILNLPSIENLNSPSNEICRETCDKMKSINILDTEKISKACSTADTAEEQLESLNLNTIAVKDVKAILESIISNVVPVCMHI, encoded by the exons ATGAGttccaataattataaatattttcgacgtCCAATTATACCATTTTTAGTACCAAAAacacaaaatgtaaacattccTGAACACTTTAATCATGACATTCTGAATGATGTAGTAAGAGATGCTCAAAAACAGTGTTATGCATTTTCACCTAAGATAGAACCATATAAGAATGTGGGAACTCAAACAGATTATCGTGATAGCGAATCGCAAACAGTACCTTGGGAACCACCATATAGAATTAAGACag gACATAATCCTGAAGTATTAACGATAGCACATTTAACTTGGAATCATGGTTTACCAGCTGGACTTCGTGAAATAGAAATCATTAGTCGAGTGAGAATGAAAAAGGCATGGGAAGAAATCCTTCCTCCCATGGATACATCAGCTAATATCAAACTGCGGACAACTATATTAACAGCATTAGAAGTAGACGAATGGGCATTTAGAGAAtcg GAGATTCAAGCAATAATGGATTATAGATTTGAACTGATgtctgaaatatcaaaatctCTTGAAtgtgaaaaacgaaagaaagcaCAAGATCGTTTTAATAggttgaaaattgtattatccGATCGTAGAGATAAAGAAGTAAATTCTATTAAACATAATCTTAGAAGAGAATTAAGAAAGCTTCGTAAAACACATCACCAAAAGCAGCGACCGGCTAGACatgatattattaaagaacATGCTGATGCAGCATCTGAAATATATGCACCACAAATGCGTTATGGGGAGCATCCACAAAGAAGACATGaagtaatacaaaaagaattattaagaGGAAGCTACATTGAAA GTATAGATCAAATAAATACGTTACCAAGCTGGCTTCCAACATACGAAGAACTGAGAGCAATTAAACCGAAGCCTAAACCAACTGATCTTTGTATTAGAGAAACAAGATGGACAGAAGAAAAACTAAGACAATTACACTCTGATCTGAAGGTAATTAGATTGAATGTTGAGCAAATAGAAACGTCAACATTATTGAAGCGCAAATATAAAGCACCATCTTTGCCACCTACTCCATATAATACAACTACAGGAAATGCAGAACATGTACGCATAGATCAATTGTCTACTCTTATGCAAAAAATAGTTAGGGGAAGAGCTCTTCAATGCATG ATGTTCGAAGGTCGAAGTAGATGTAGAGAGTTAATCGAGGAATTGCAATCATCTCACGGATTAGAAGACCAAAGTAAAAAGCAACGtcaaaaagagaaagagcATATGATAGATTTACAAcgtttacaaaatgaaaagagCACACAAGAAAATCGTTtatatgaaattcttaattctTTAGAAGGAATAAGTCTTACAGAAATGTTGGATTTTCTTAGTAAA gaattgATAAGATTAGAAGATGAACGCCGAATACACGCTTTTACATTATTAGCTGAAAGAGAGAGAGCTATGAAAGAAGCGGCGGAAGCTGGAAGACGTCAACTGGAATACAATCGTCGTAGAGAATTTgatgaaatgtttaaacaaattgtaaaagTTCAACAAGAGTCTGTGGAAACCTACCTAGaagatattataaaagaagGCATCGAATGGGTATCGGATGAGGCAgccaaaaaatatattttaaagttatGCGATAAAGTGGACGATATATCAAAATATGCCCAGGAcaa tgCAACAAGAGTAGCAGAAGAAGAACTGGTAGCAAACATGATTTATAACTTCGTATTACCCGAAGTGGAAAAAAGTTCTACACGGAAAAGTATAAGAGAAAAACAACAAAGTTATCTGCGAAATGCGCATGAAGTACTCtatgacgaaatattaaatttaccaTCTATCGAAAATCTAAATTCTCCATCCAACGAAATATGTAGAGAAACATGtgacaaaatgaaatcaattaatatattagaCACGGAGAAAATC tcCAAAGCGTGTTCAACAGCAGACACAGCAGAAGAACAATTGGAATCTCTAAACCTAAACACAATTGCTGTTAAGGATGTTAAAGCAATTTTGGAAAGTATCATATCAAATGTTGTTCCAGTATGTATGCATATATAA
- the LOC128881932 gene encoding F-box only protein 28, producing the protein MLQLINLPDIVLETILSNLTYDEISRYRIVCKQFDRICKKLLNRGFNLMEKYHAQCLRAVKSQLPRRESERRSHPLARHCDILTAIETRISMLSMTFIKYVDLNLCCFIPGKVIDEIFRVLRLIRDSKTPPRAHEILQELRDISSMAMEHFDEKILPDLKHSICTSVVSNVGSYELPGGSLMISHHTTNPNSTTLPHNLNSEKLNLTFKKIFCRTKKNKLSVLTMKGQINKMKLRMKRQGFQMRLQSLKLQEQAKKIHDQDTQLAEMRKHLEEWEQKMVDLTAGLSRAREETQKPDSIETCKRKLIDQTKDLQAKRCKLVIERIKSIL; encoded by the exons ATGttgcaattaataaatcttccCGATATTGTTTTGGAGACAATTCTGTCTAACCTTACGTACGACGAAATTTCTCGATACAGAATT GTTTGCAAACAATTTGATCGAATATGTAAAAAGTTGTTGAATCGAGGTTTCAATTTGATGGAAAAATATCATGCTCAATGTTTGCGTGCAGTAAAAAGTCAGCTGCCACGAAGAGAATCGGAGAGAAGGAGTCACCCTTTGGCCCGTCATTGTGATATATTAACAGCAATCGAAACAAGGATATCCATGTTATCCAtgacttttataaaatatgtagacCTGAATCTGTGTTGCTTTATCCCTGGAAAG gtgattgatgaaatttttcgAGTTCTCCGTTTGATTCGTGACTCTAAAACTCCACCTAGAGCTCATGAAATACTTCAGGAATTAAGAGATATTAGTAGTATGGCTATGGAacattttgatgaaaaaattttaccAGATTTAAAGCACAGTATTTGTACATCTGTTGTTAGTAATGTAGGTTCCTATGAGTTACCAGGTGGAAGTTTGATGATTTCGCATCATACTACAAATCCAAACAGTACAACACTACCGCATAATCTTAActctgaaaaattgaatcttacttttaagaaaattttttgtcgtacgaaaaaaaataaactgtcTGTTCTAACAATGAAAGGtcagataaataaaatgaaacttagAATGAAAAGGCAAGGTTTTCAAATGAGACttcaaagtttaaaattacaagaacaggcaaaaaaaatacacgatCAAGATACGCAATTGGCTGAAATGAGAAAACATCTTGAGGAATGGGAGCAAAAAATGGTTGATTTAACAGCTGGTTTAAGTCGTGCAAGAGAAGAAACACAAAAACCTGACTCTATAGAGACTTGCAAAAGAAAACTTATAGATCAGACAAAAGACTTGCAAGCAAAAAGATGTAAACTGGTaatagaaagaataaaatcaatattataG
- the LOC128881941 gene encoding NEDD8-conjugating enzyme Ubc12, producing the protein MIKLFSLKQAKKDGESPKPGTQKKASAAQLRITKDINELNLPKTCGTEFPDPDDLLSFKLIICPDEGFYRGGRFVFSFKVGPNYPHEPPKVKCETQVYHPNIDLDGNVCLNILREDWKPVLTINSIVYGLQYLFLEPNPEDPLNKDAAEVLQNNRRAFEQNVAKAMRGGYVGSFYFERCLK; encoded by the exons ATGATCAAATTATTCTCGTTAAAACAGGCGAAAAAGGATGGCGAGTCGCCGAAACCTGGCACTCAAAAGAAGGCATCCGCAGCACAACTGAGAATCACAAAAG ATATAAACGAGCTTAATCTTCCAAAAACATGTGGGACAGAATTTCCTGATCCAGATGATCTTCtcagttttaaattaatcatttgtcCAGATGAG GGATTTTATAGAGGTGGCAGGTTTGTTTTCAGTTTTAAAGTTGGACCAAATTATCCACACGAACCACCTAAAGTGAAGTGTGAGACACAAGTTTATCATCCTAATATCGACTTAGATGGCAATGTGTGTCTCAATATCTTAAGAGAAGATTGGAAACCAGTTCttacaattaattctatcgtGTATGGACTACAGTATCTGTTTCTG GAGCCAAATCCAGAAGATCCATTGAATAAAGATGCAGCAGAGGTTCTGCAAAATAATAGGAGAGCGTTTGAGCAAAATGTAGCAAAAGCAATGAGAGGTGGCTATGTTGGCTCATTTTACTTTGAACGATGTCTTAAGTGA
- the LOC128881807 gene encoding importin-7 gives MDVRKVTELLRATIDPAQQKQAEEQLNQIHKIIGFAPTLLQVVMTADDMPVRQAGVIYLKNLITTNWADRESENGPVEFSIHEQDRAMIRDAIVDALVHAPELIRVQLAVCVNNIVKHDFPGRWTQIVDKITIYLQNSDASCWPGVLLALYQLVKNFEYKKAEERGPLNEAMNLLFPMIYQLILRLLPDSSDQSVLLQKQILKIFFALTQYTLPLDLISKEVFSQWMDVVRQVADRPVPPETNNPDLDDDERAELPWWKCKKWALHILHRMFERYGSPRNVTKEYKEFSEWYLRTFSGGILEVLLKILDQYRRKIYVSPRVIQQSINYINQGVSHAYSWKFLKPHMFEIIRDVLFPILSYSAADEELWNNNPYEYIRVKFDIFEDFVSPVTAAQTLLHSACKKRKSMLQETMQFCMEVLTSPNADPRQKDGALHMVGSLADVLLKKKVYKEQMDKMLLQYVFPEFNSAHGHMRARACWVLHYFSEIKFKQEQILIEAIRLTTNALLTDQDLPVKVEAAIALQMLLSAQDKAQKYIEPLIKPITLELLTIVRETENDDLTTVIQKIVCTYSNQLMPIAVEMCQHLAATFSQVLETDEGSDEKAITAMGLLNTIETLLTAMVKQPQIMAQLQPIVLQVVAHIFGESVMEFYEEALSLVYDLTGETILPDMWKVLEWMYQLFQKDGFEYFTDMMPALHNYITVDTSAFLSNENHVLAMFNMCKAVLTGDAGEDPECHAAKLLEVIILQCKGHIDQCIPSLVQLVLERLMREVKTSELRTMCLQVVIAALYYNPALCLETMDRLQGNFGQSTEPIASHFIKQWIHDTDCFLGLHDRKLCVLGLCTLISMGPARPPAVNECAQQIIPSLILLFDGLKRAYAAKVTETDDEENEDDDSDIDEEVLSSDEDEIDDASQEYLEKLQEKVPRSAAQHGFNVSASLQDGHGDHTSDDDGDGSEYDANEETPLECYVTPLDSEDTNQDEYIVFKEVMQNIERSDTVWYRALTGHLTSEQQKALQEIILLADQRKAALESKRIEQSGGYAFHSQTVPTSFNFGGTPLTR, from the exons ATGGATGTACGGAAAGTAACAGAATTGTTGCGTGCCACGATTGACCCAGCGCAACAGAAGCAAGCTGAGGAGCAACTAAATCAG atacataaaattattggtTTTGCGCCAACATTGCTCCAAGTAGTAATGACTGCGGACGATATGCCTGTGCGACAAGCTG gtgttatatatttaaaaaatttaattaccacAAATTGGGCTGACAGAGAAAGCGAAAATGGTCCGGTTGAGTTCAGCATTCACGAACAGGATAGAGCAATGATTCGCGATGCAATCGTCGATGCTCTTGTACATGCACCAGAACTTATCAGAGTACAATTGGCAGTTTGTGTCAATAACATTGTAAAACATGACTTTCCTGGAAGATGGACACAAATAGTGgacaaaattacaatatatttacagaattcTGATGCTTCCTGCTGGCCAGGTGTTCTTCTAGCGCTTTATCaacttgttaaaaattttgagTATAAAAAAGCAGAGGAGAGAGGGCCACTGAACGAAGCGATGAATCTTTTATTTCCTATGATATACCAGCTAATATTGCGACTTTTACCAGATTCTTCTGATCAATCAGTTTTGCTGCAAAAACAGATATTGAAGATTTTCTTTGCCCTCACGCAGTATACTCTCCCTTTGGACTTGATTTCGAAAGAAGTTTTTTCACAATGGATGGATGTGGTGCGACAAGTAGCCGATAGGCCTGTTCCGCCCGAAACGAATAATCCAGATTTAGACGACGATGAACGAGCAGAATTACCATGGTGGAAGTGTAAGAAATGGGCTCTTCATATTCTTCATAGAATGTTCGAGAGATATGGCAGTCCTAGAAATGTAACCAAAGAGTACAAGGAGTTTTCCGAGTGGTACCTGAGAACTTTCAGTGGAGGTATACTCGAAGtcctattaaaaattttggaTCAATATCGGAGAAAGATATATGTATCGCCCAGAGTGATTCAGCAAtcaattaattacattaatcaGGGAGTGAGTCACGCGTATTCATGGAAGTTTTTAAAGCCACATATGTTCGAGATAATTCGCGATGTACTCTTTCCAATTCTTTCATATTCTGCCGCGGACGAAGAACTTTGGAATAACAATCCATATGAATATATCAGAGTGAAATTCGATATATTCGAAGACTTTGTGTCTCCGGTAACCGCGGCACAAACATTATTGCATTCTGCTTGTAAAAAACGTAAAAGTATGCTTCAAGAAACCATGCAATTCTGCATGGAAGTATTAACTAGTCCAAATGCAGATCCCAGACAAAAGGATGGCGCGTTACACATGGTTGGAAGTTTAGCAGATGTCTTGTTAAAGAAGAAAGTTTACAAAGAACAAATGGACAAGATGCTGTTACAATATGTTTTTCCCGAATTCAATAGTGCTCATGGACATATGAGAGCAAGAGCATGTTGGGTATTGCACTATTTTTCCGAGATAAAATTTAAGCAGGAACAAATACTAATCGAGGCAATTCGATTGACTACAAATGCCCTTCTGACGGACCAAGATCTTCCAGTTAAGGTAGAGGCTGCCATTGCTTTGCAGATGCTTCTTTCTGCTCAGGATAAAGCACAAAAATACATAGAACCCCTAATCAAACCGATAACGcttgaattattaactattGTACGAGAAACAGAAAACGACGACTTAACGACTGTTatacagaaaattgtttgtacaTATTCGAATCAGCTTATGCCAATTGCAGTTGAAATGTGTCAGCACCTAGCTGCAACTTTCAGCCAAGTGCTAGAAACAGATGAAGGCAGTGACGAAAAAGCTATAACTGCCATGGGTTTGTTAAATACAATAGAGACTTTACTAACTGCGATGGTTAAACAACCACAAATCATGGCACAATTACAACCAATAGTGCTTCAGGTTGTTGCTCACATATTTGGAGAAAGCGTTATGGAATTTTATGAAGAAGCTCTTTCGTTAGTTTACGATTTAACTGGTGAGACAATTTTACCAGATATGTGGAAAGTCCTGGAATGGATGTATCAACTCTTTCAAAAAGAtggtttcgaatattttaccGATATGATGCCCGCCCTTCATAATTACATCACAGTTGACACATCAGCATTTCTCTCCAATGAAAATCACGTATTGGCTATGTTTAATATGTGTAAAGCTGTACTAACTGGCGATGCCGGAGAAGATCCAGAATGTCATGCTGCCAAACTGTTGgaagttattattttacaatgtaaAGGCCATATCGATCAGTGTATACCTTCACTTGTGCAATTGGTATTGGAGCGTCTGATGCGTGAAGTGAAAACTTCCGAATTGAGAACAATGTGTTTGCAAGTAGTAATTGCAGCCCTTTATTATAACCCAGCCCTCTGTCTTGAAACAATGGATAGATTGCAAGGAAACTTTGGACAATCAACAGAACCAATTGCATCTCACTTTATTAAACAATGGATACATGACACAGACTGTTTCTTAGG aTTACACGACAGAAAGTTATGCGTTCTTGGATTGTGTACTTTAATTAGCATGGGACCAGCGAGACCGCCAGCAGTAAATGAATGTGCCCAACAAATCATACCTTCTTTAATTCTACTCTTTGATGGTCTAAAAAGGGCCTATGCGGCTAAGGTAACTGAGACTgacgacgaagaaaacgagGATGACGACAGCGATATCGACGAAG AGGTATTATCGTCGGATGAAGATGAAATCGACGATGCTAGTCaagaatatttggaaaaattacaagaaaaggTGCCAAGATCGGCTGCGCAACATGGTTTCAATGTATCAGCTTCGCTTCAAGATGGCCATGGCGATCATACGTCAGACGACGACGGCGATGGCTCGGAATACGATGCTAACGAAGAAACTCCACTCGAATGCTACGTCACACCTTTAGATTCAGAAGACACGAATCAAGACGAATACATTGTCTTCAAAGAAGTGATGCAAA ATATTGAGAGATCGGATACAGTTTGGTACAGAGCATTAACCGGTCATTTAACTTCGGAACAACAGAAAGCATTACAAGAAATTATCCTTCTAGCGGATCAGCGTAAAGCAGCTCtggaaagtaaaagaattgaacaaagcGGAG GTTATGCTTTTCACTCGCAGACGGTACCTACATCGTTCAACTTTGGTGGTACGCCCCTGACCCGATAA